Proteins encoded in a region of the Puniceibacterium sp. IMCC21224 genome:
- a CDS encoding acetolactate synthase 3 large subunit yields the protein MTRQMTGAQIVIQALKDQGVDTVFGYPGGAVLPIYDAIFQQNDIRHFLVRHEQAAVHAAEGYARATGKPGVVLVTSGPGATNAVTGLTDALMDSIPIVVLTGQVPTFMIGSDAFQEADTVGITRPCTKHNWLVKDTAKLASTIHQAFHVAMSGRPGPVLIDIPKDVQFASADYQPKQKAPTGHYQPQVKGDMETIIELVEAIESAERPVFYTGGGVINSGPGASQLLRELVEATGIPITSTLMGLGAYPASGKNWLGMLGMHGLYEANLAMHGCDLMINIGARFDDRITGRLDAFSPKSRKAHVDIDPSSINKVIRVDMPIIGDVGHVLEDILKVWKSRGRKVNTEGLRKWWARIDDWRKVDCLKYTPDPKTIKPQHALSRLEALTKGRDRYITTEVGQHQMWAAQYLGFEDPNRWMTSGGLGTMGYGFPASIGVQVAHPDALVINVAGEASWLMNMQEMGTAMQFRLPVKQLILNNERLGMVRQWQELLHGERYSHSWSESLPDFVKLAEAFGAKGIRCQDPADLDDAIMEMLNHDGPVIFDCLVEKHENCFPMIPSGEPHNKMLLGQASTKDAIGSKGAVMV from the coding sequence ATGACACGTCAGATGACCGGAGCGCAAATAGTGATCCAAGCCCTGAAAGATCAGGGAGTGGACACAGTATTCGGATATCCCGGCGGCGCCGTGCTACCGATTTACGATGCGATCTTTCAGCAAAACGATATCCGCCACTTCCTGGTCCGTCACGAACAGGCTGCGGTGCATGCCGCCGAAGGGTACGCCCGTGCCACCGGCAAACCGGGTGTCGTCCTTGTGACCTCTGGCCCCGGCGCGACCAATGCCGTGACCGGGCTGACGGACGCGCTGATGGATTCGATCCCGATTGTTGTGCTGACCGGGCAGGTTCCGACCTTTATGATCGGCTCTGATGCCTTTCAGGAGGCCGATACCGTCGGCATCACCCGCCCCTGCACCAAACATAACTGGCTGGTCAAAGACACGGCCAAACTCGCCTCGACCATCCATCAGGCCTTTCATGTTGCCATGTCCGGTCGTCCAGGCCCGGTGCTGATCGACATCCCCAAGGATGTGCAGTTTGCCAGCGCCGACTATCAGCCCAAACAAAAGGCCCCCACCGGCCATTATCAGCCGCAGGTCAAGGGCGACATGGAAACGATCATCGAACTGGTCGAAGCGATCGAAAGCGCAGAACGTCCGGTGTTTTACACCGGCGGCGGCGTGATCAATTCTGGCCCTGGCGCCAGCCAGCTTCTGCGCGAGCTGGTCGAGGCGACGGGCATCCCGATCACTTCGACCCTGATGGGCCTCGGCGCCTATCCGGCGTCGGGTAAGAACTGGCTGGGAATGCTGGGGATGCACGGGCTCTACGAGGCCAATCTGGCGATGCATGGCTGTGATCTGATGATCAACATCGGCGCGCGGTTTGATGACCGGATCACCGGACGACTCGACGCGTTCTCGCCAAAGTCCCGCAAGGCACATGTCGACATTGATCCGTCGTCAATCAACAAGGTCATTCGCGTCGATATGCCAATCATCGGCGATGTCGGGCATGTGCTTGAGGATATCCTCAAGGTCTGGAAATCCCGTGGCCGCAAGGTCAACACCGAAGGCCTGCGCAAATGGTGGGCGCGGATCGATGACTGGCGCAAGGTTGATTGCCTGAAATACACGCCTGATCCCAAAACCATCAAACCGCAGCATGCCCTGTCGCGGCTTGAGGCGCTGACCAAGGGCCGGGATCGCTATATCACCACCGAAGTTGGACAGCATCAGATGTGGGCGGCCCAATACCTTGGGTTTGAGGATCCCAACCGCTGGATGACCTCTGGTGGACTGGGAACCATGGGCTACGGCTTTCCGGCGTCTATCGGCGTGCAGGTGGCGCATCCTGACGCGCTGGTGATCAACGTCGCTGGTGAGGCGTCATGGCTGATGAACATGCAGGAAATGGGCACGGCCATGCAGTTCCGCCTGCCGGTCAAGCAGCTTATCCTGAACAACGAACGGCTGGGCATGGTGCGTCAGTGGCAGGAACTGCTGCACGGCGAACGCTACTCGCATTCATGGTCCGAAAGCCTGCCGGATTTTGTAAAACTGGCTGAGGCATTTGGCGCCAAAGGTATCCGGTGTCAGGATCCGGCCGACCTGGATGATGCCATCATGGAAATGCTGAACCACGACGGCCCGGTGATCTTTGACTGCCTGGTGGAAAAACACGAAAATTGTTTTCCGATGATTCCGTCGGGCGAGCCCCATAACAAAATGCTGTTGGGTCAGGCCTCGACCAAGGATGCCATCGGCAGCAAAGGCGCGGTG